A single region of the Plantactinospora soyae genome encodes:
- a CDS encoding PadR family transcriptional regulator yields MKHVLLGLLAAGPAHGYELRRRYDELFADAGAEVNIGQIYVTLGRLERDGLVAHTTESAGDRRDRKVYRLTEAGTTVLRDWLAAPSETPLVKPDVLLRLVTARLAAGLLPDVDPRTVINSHRQRCLEALRDLDHQAARTTTGSVSGLLVQATALHLQAELRWLEACQQQLTRIELKTSWKGEGDD; encoded by the coding sequence ATGAAACATGTGCTGCTCGGACTGCTCGCCGCCGGACCGGCGCACGGTTACGAGCTCCGCCGCCGGTACGACGAGCTGTTCGCCGACGCCGGTGCGGAGGTCAACATCGGTCAGATCTACGTGACCCTCGGCCGGCTGGAACGCGACGGACTCGTCGCGCACACCACGGAGTCGGCCGGGGACCGCCGGGACCGCAAGGTCTATCGGCTGACCGAGGCGGGCACGACGGTGCTCCGCGACTGGCTCGCCGCACCCTCGGAAACTCCGCTGGTGAAGCCGGACGTACTCCTGCGGCTGGTCACCGCCCGCCTCGCCGCCGGGCTGTTGCCGGACGTGGACCCGCGAACGGTCATCAACAGCCACCGGCAGCGCTGTCTGGAGGCGCTGCGCGATCTCGACCACCAGGCCGCCCGGACCACCACCGGCAGCGTCAGCGGCCTGCTGGTACAGGCGACCGCGCTGCACCTGCAGGCCGAACTCCGCTGGCTGGAGGCGTGTCAGCAGCAGCTCACCCGGATCGAACTCAAGACCTCCTGGAAGGGAGAAGGCGATGACTGA